A single window of Methanothermobacter marburgensis str. Marburg DNA harbors:
- a CDS encoding ABC transporter permease: MKLKALTVKEARDIFSNRIYMLLVLVQVIIILGAYGLAVVSSVAADPELIGEWGGSRFLKVGVVGDERLLIEGLEREGLGVTKFPDLADARKSLGSGVVAIVYTSGGDVRIEADTGSAFYTIMSERLQRAASWYAEQKQFREAAIPSSKVKALENPVKLKIIPVNRERYAPLAVESSYFVEIMYGFIIPFVVFLPFFLGSNIVTDSVVGEKERKTFEVLLMVPLSETSIILGKITPALIFSFIQSLLWLGIVMLLGVPVYNIPLLSIIMFLTGLGFTGTGLFISILADSTKEANSAITVVLFFATFLLFVPLFMDMGIFNPIIRFIPSIIMVKLSSSPYLNPGLIYDMLPAAFLSVILFAASVVSFRREGVIRL; encoded by the coding sequence ATGAAACTGAAGGCCCTTACAGTTAAGGAGGCGCGGGACATATTCTCAAACAGGATCTACATGCTGCTTGTCCTGGTGCAGGTCATAATAATACTGGGTGCCTATGGACTTGCAGTTGTAAGTTCCGTTGCAGCAGATCCAGAGCTCATTGGGGAGTGGGGTGGTTCCAGGTTCCTCAAGGTGGGTGTTGTGGGGGATGAACGTCTGCTCATTGAGGGCCTTGAGAGGGAGGGTCTGGGTGTTACGAAATTCCCGGATCTTGCTGATGCCAGAAAAAGCCTTGGATCAGGGGTGGTTGCCATTGTCTACACCAGCGGTGGGGATGTCCGTATCGAAGCAGACACCGGCAGTGCATTCTACACCATCATGAGCGAAAGGCTTCAGCGTGCCGCCTCATGGTATGCGGAGCAGAAACAGTTCAGGGAGGCGGCTATTCCATCATCCAAAGTTAAAGCTCTGGAGAATCCTGTTAAACTGAAAATTATCCCCGTTAACAGGGAAAGGTATGCTCCACTTGCAGTTGAAAGCTCCTACTTTGTGGAGATAATGTACGGGTTCATAATACCCTTTGTGGTTTTCCTCCCATTCTTCCTAGGTAGTAACATTGTAACCGACAGCGTGGTTGGTGAGAAGGAAAGGAAAACCTTCGAGGTCCTCCTGATGGTCCCCCTATCCGAGACCAGCATAATTCTTGGTAAGATAACCCCTGCACTCATTTTTTCATTCATTCAGAGCCTCCTGTGGCTCGGGATAGTGATGCTCCTTGGGGTGCCTGTTTACAATATCCCCCTGCTGTCCATTATAATGTTCCTCACGGGACTGGGATTCACAGGGACCGGTCTCTTCATATCCATCCTCGCAGACAGCACAAAGGAGGCCAACTCTGCCATCACGGTGGTGCTCTTCTTTGCAACGTTCCTGCTCTTCGTGCCCCTATTCATGGATATGGGCATCTTCAACCCCATAATACGCTTCATACCAAGCATCATAATGGTCAAGCTCTCATCGAGCCCATATCTCAACCCGGGTCTCATCTATGACATGTTACCGGCAGCATTTTTATCTGTAATCCTCTTTGCGGCTTCAGTTGTCTCATTCAGGAGGGAAGGAGTCATAAGACTCTGA
- a CDS encoding diacylglycerol/polyprenol kinase family protein: MRYRREFFRQIIHAAGIVFVILAGYLGSLPMVALSLAAALMGEVIFQLDRRFTLPFFSYVLRSCRRDDTERGFIYYFLGMALTYALFGFNISVASASVIILTLGDSLSTIIGKEYGSHPLPFNPDKSIEGSAAFLLAGFLGALFFLDPLTALTGAIAGMLVEAYTPVEDNITIPIGAGAVMLLLVH, translated from the coding sequence TTGAGGTACAGGAGGGAGTTCTTCAGGCAAATCATACATGCAGCAGGCATAGTGTTCGTGATCCTTGCAGGCTACCTTGGCTCCCTCCCCATGGTGGCCCTCTCCCTCGCAGCAGCACTCATGGGTGAGGTGATATTTCAGCTTGACAGAAGGTTCACCCTCCCCTTCTTCTCCTATGTTCTCAGGAGCTGCCGGAGGGATGATACCGAGAGGGGCTTCATCTACTACTTTCTGGGAATGGCCCTCACATATGCCCTCTTTGGTTTTAACATTTCAGTGGCCAGTGCCTCAGTTATAATACTCACCCTGGGTGACTCACTCTCCACAATCATCGGCAAGGAGTATGGTTCACATCCCCTCCCCTTTAACCCTGATAAGAGCATTGAGGGTTCAGCGGCCTTCCTTTTAGCAGGGTTCCTGGGGGCCCTCTTTTTCCTTGACCCCCTAACCGCACTCACAGGGGCTATTGCGGGTATGCTGGTGGAGGCCTACACCCCGGTTGAGGATAACATAACCATTCCCATCGGTGCCGGGGCTGTGATGCTGCTCCTCGTCCACTGA
- the purL gene encoding phosphoribosylformylglycinamidine synthase subunit PurL translates to MVLTDSEIEFIRKELGRDPNPLEYGMLDVMFSEHCSYKSSRPVLGFFPTEGEGVIIGPGDDAGVVEVTDELAMAIGIESHNHPSAIEPYGGAGTGIGGILRDIISMGAMPIALLDSLRFGYLEDQKSRYLFEHVVKGISDYGNRVGVPTVAGEVEFDDNFQLNPLVNVMCAGLVRKDEIKRGIAPRPGDVFLLMGGRTGRDGIHGVTFASEELTSSSELEDRPAVQVGDPFTKKMVMEASFEIMEKIEVSGVKDLGGGGLTCCISELVAKCDNGARVNLEAIPLREEGMTPYEIMLSESQERMIFVLSPDRVDEAMEICRKYELPAAVIGEVTDTGRMIVESEGKVIADLPAKLLADPPVIEREAKKPDLPEGQVEVQHPLLTEALLKLLSSPNIASKRWVYRQYDHEVQIRTVVKPGDDAAVLRVDEKTGVALTVDCNSIHTKLDPYGGGAASVGEAIRNVVSMGAWPLCIVDCLNFGNPEKPEVFWQFRECVRGMADMAETFGTPVISGNVSFYNETEGVTVNPSPVVGVAGRLPLDSIKTMDFKAEGEKIIVIGDTKPELGASEYLRTVHGIVDGKPPETDLRAEFDAANSVRRIIERFGDKVTAIHDCSAGGIGVAVAEMAIKSGIGATIDTGKIPGSFSNIHEALFSESNGRYILTVTGSVEEIIQELEVPCAVIGTTGGGALKFDDVALDVSELYDAYHGVIEAYMST, encoded by the coding sequence ATGGTTTTAACAGATTCAGAGATTGAATTCATAAGGAAAGAACTTGGGAGGGATCCGAATCCCCTCGAATACGGGATGCTGGATGTGATGTTCTCTGAGCACTGCTCATACAAGAGCAGTCGCCCGGTCCTCGGCTTCTTCCCAACCGAGGGTGAGGGGGTAATCATAGGTCCTGGTGATGACGCCGGTGTGGTTGAGGTCACCGATGAACTGGCCATGGCCATTGGAATTGAGAGCCACAACCACCCCTCTGCGATAGAACCATATGGGGGGGCAGGTACAGGTATAGGCGGGATTCTGAGGGATATAATCTCAATGGGCGCCATGCCCATAGCCCTCCTTGACTCCCTTCGATTCGGATACCTTGAGGACCAGAAATCAAGGTACCTCTTTGAACACGTGGTTAAGGGCATATCCGACTACGGGAACCGTGTGGGGGTTCCAACAGTTGCAGGCGAGGTTGAATTTGACGATAACTTCCAGCTGAACCCCCTTGTGAATGTTATGTGCGCAGGCCTTGTGCGCAAGGATGAGATAAAACGGGGGATAGCCCCGCGGCCAGGCGATGTATTCCTCCTCATGGGGGGTAGAACAGGCAGGGATGGAATTCATGGCGTAACCTTTGCCTCTGAGGAACTCACAAGTTCATCTGAACTGGAGGACCGACCAGCGGTTCAGGTCGGCGACCCCTTCACCAAGAAGATGGTGATGGAGGCGAGCTTTGAGATAATGGAGAAAATAGAGGTTTCAGGCGTGAAGGACCTCGGGGGCGGGGGTTTAACGTGCTGCATCTCTGAACTCGTGGCCAAGTGTGATAACGGTGCAAGGGTCAACCTGGAGGCGATACCCCTGAGGGAGGAGGGAATGACACCCTATGAGATAATGCTCTCAGAGTCGCAGGAACGCATGATATTCGTGCTCAGCCCTGACAGGGTTGATGAGGCAATGGAGATCTGCAGGAAATATGAGCTTCCGGCCGCGGTCATAGGTGAGGTTACAGATACCGGAAGGATGATAGTTGAAAGCGAAGGGAAGGTTATAGCGGACCTGCCAGCAAAGCTCCTCGCGGATCCCCCTGTGATTGAAAGGGAGGCAAAAAAACCTGATTTACCTGAGGGGCAGGTGGAGGTCCAGCACCCCCTTCTCACTGAAGCGCTCCTTAAACTCCTGTCATCACCGAACATTGCAAGCAAGAGGTGGGTTTACCGCCAGTATGACCATGAGGTTCAGATAAGGACCGTTGTGAAGCCAGGTGATGATGCGGCGGTCCTCAGGGTCGATGAGAAGACTGGAGTTGCGCTAACCGTTGACTGCAACAGCATCCACACAAAGCTGGACCCATATGGTGGTGGCGCAGCCTCTGTGGGGGAGGCAATAAGGAACGTTGTTTCAATGGGCGCCTGGCCACTCTGCATAGTGGACTGCCTCAACTTCGGAAACCCGGAGAAGCCAGAGGTTTTCTGGCAGTTCAGGGAATGTGTGAGGGGAATGGCTGACATGGCAGAGACCTTCGGCACGCCGGTAATAAGCGGTAATGTGAGCTTCTACAATGAAACCGAAGGTGTTACAGTGAACCCCTCCCCCGTCGTTGGAGTTGCAGGGAGGCTACCACTTGATAGCATAAAGACAATGGACTTCAAGGCTGAGGGCGAGAAGATAATCGTCATCGGGGATACAAAACCTGAACTGGGCGCCTCAGAGTACCTAAGGACAGTTCATGGCATTGTTGATGGTAAGCCACCCGAGACAGATCTCAGGGCAGAATTTGACGCTGCAAACTCAGTCAGGAGGATAATTGAGAGATTTGGGGATAAGGTAACGGCAATCCATGACTGTTCAGCAGGCGGTATAGGGGTTGCAGTCGCTGAGATGGCCATAAAGTCAGGTATCGGGGCAACCATAGACACAGGGAAGATCCCTGGAAGCTTCAGTAACATCCATGAGGCACTATTCTCTGAATCAAATGGAAGGTACATCCTAACAGTGACAGGATCCGTGGAGGAAATAATCCAGGAACTTGAAGTGCCCTGCGCTGTGATAGGAACCACTGGCGGTGGTGCCCTGAAATTTGATGATGTAGCCCTGGATGTATCTGAACTTTATGATGCCTACCATGGGGTTATTGAGGCATACATGTCCACATAG